From Juglans regia cultivar Chandler chromosome 8, Walnut 2.0, whole genome shotgun sequence, the proteins below share one genomic window:
- the LOC108983651 gene encoding agamous-like MADS-box protein TM6, producing the protein MGRGKIEIKMIENRTNRQVTYSKRRNGIFKKAQELTVLCDAKVSLIMFSTSRKLHEYTSPNTTTKEIYDQYQKALGIDLWSSHYEKMLEDLKKLKDTNNRLGREIRHRLGQDLNGLNLLELHALEHKVSTSVDVIRARKLHVIKGQTDKYNKKIKNLEEIHRDLQLNLRAKYEESQYGLVVDNEAADYESAVAIANGASNLFAFQLQNLNLHDAGGFGSQDLRLA; encoded by the exons ATGGGCCGTGGAAAGATCGAGATCAAGATGATAGAGAACCGCACGAACAGGCAGGTCACCTACTCCAAACGAAGAAATGGTATTTTCAAGAAAGCTCAGGAGCTTACAGTTCTTTGCGATGCTAAGGTCTCCCTCATCATGTTCTCCACCAGTAGAAAGTTGCACGAGTATACCAGTCCCAACACAAC GACAAAGGAGATCTATGATCAGTACCAAAAGGCTTTGGGGATAGATCTGTGGAGCTCACACTACGAG AAAATGTTAGAAGATTTGAAGAAGCTGAAGGACACTAACAATCGACTGGGCAGGGAGATAAG GCACAGGTTGGGTCAAGATCTGAACGGTCTGAACTTGCTCGAGCTCCATGCTCTTGAGCATAAGGTGTCTACTTCCGTGGACGTCATACGCGCACGAAAG CTGCATGTGATCAAAGGCCAGACCgataaatacaacaaaaag ATCAAGAACTTGGAGGAAATACACCGCGATCTCCAGCTCAATCTT AGAGCAAAATATGAGGAATCCCAATATGGACTAGTGGTGGACAATGAAGCTGCAGACTATGAATCCGCAGTTGCTATAGCCAATGGTGCCTCCAACTTATTTGCATTCCAGCTGCAGAATCTGAATCTTCATGATGCTGGAGGATTTGGTTCCCAGGATCTGCGCCTTGCTTGA